In Deinococcus roseus, the following are encoded in one genomic region:
- a CDS encoding ABC transporter ATP-binding protein: protein MDIEARNLHKAYPRKVAVQDISFSVGQGEVFGFLGPNGAGKTTTIKMLLGLTSPTKGSATLLGHPISDVEVKRQVGFLPELFRFHDWLSGKDLLRWHGRLCGMTDQQLDQRIPEVLDQVGLSPHGDRKVKGYSKGMQQRVGLAQAILHKPRIVFLDEPTSALDPLGRRQVRNIIHHLQEQGTTVFLNSHLLSEVELTCDRVCIVQNGQVLRTGTLQELLKGTLEVEVHSENMTTDLQQEFASFAEVLSFSAHMALLRVSEEKEVARIAEVMFKHQCPIYGLTPQKRTLEDLYVSLMEAK from the coding sequence ATGGACATCGAAGCCAGAAATCTGCACAAAGCGTATCCCAGGAAGGTGGCCGTTCAGGACATCAGTTTCTCGGTGGGACAGGGGGAGGTGTTTGGCTTTCTGGGCCCCAACGGAGCCGGAAAGACCACCACCATCAAAATGCTGCTGGGCCTGACCTCCCCCACCAAGGGCAGTGCAACCCTGCTGGGCCATCCCATTTCAGATGTGGAAGTCAAACGGCAGGTGGGGTTTTTACCAGAGCTTTTCCGTTTCCATGACTGGCTGTCTGGCAAGGACCTGCTCAGATGGCACGGCAGGCTGTGTGGCATGACCGATCAGCAGCTGGACCAGCGCATTCCAGAAGTGCTGGATCAGGTGGGCCTCTCGCCGCATGGAGACCGCAAGGTCAAAGGCTATTCCAAAGGCATGCAGCAACGGGTCGGACTGGCCCAGGCCATCTTGCACAAACCCAGAATTGTCTTTCTGGACGAGCCCACCTCTGCTCTCGATCCTCTGGGTCGCCGGCAGGTGCGCAACATCATTCACCACTTGCAGGAACAGGGAACCACCGTGTTTCTGAATTCCCATCTGCTTTCGGAAGTGGAACTGACCTGTGATCGGGTGTGCATCGTGCAAAACGGGCAGGTGCTGCGCACAGGAACCCTGCAGGAACTCCTGAAAGGAACGCTGGAGGTGGAAGTCCACAGCGAGAACATGACAACAGACCTCCAGCAGGAGTTTGCTTCATTTGCCGAGGTTCTGTCTTTCTCTGCACACATGGCCCTGCTCAGGGTTTCTGAGGAGAAGGAAGTGGCCCGCATTGCAGAAGTGATGTTCAAACACCAGTGTCCAATTTATGGCCTGACCCCCCAGAAACGCACGCTGGAAGACCTCTATGTCTCTTTAATGGAGGCGAAATGA